Proteins found in one Diorhabda sublineata isolate icDioSubl1.1 chromosome 9, icDioSubl1.1, whole genome shotgun sequence genomic segment:
- the LOC130448951 gene encoding histone-arginine methyltransferase METTL23, with the protein MLYIRTQMSNVQTEQLKKFVFSSKCIVNGEPFEEKLEVIIPELLQGSYSFYTWPSAPVLAWFIWENRQEFYGKKVVELGSGTALPGIVAAKCGANVILTESASLTKSLSHTRRSCQVNNLVINKHIQVIGLTWGLFLSNLDYLGPLDYILGSDCFFEPSTFEDILVTVSYLLDINTNAKFFCTYQERSSDWSIEHLLSKWELECIVHNTNNLGNSIGLNIHDLIGDHSIHLLEIFRKA; encoded by the exons atgttatatataagaACCCAAATGTCTAATGTACAAACAgaacaattgaaaaagtttGTGTTTTCCTCTAAGTGTATCGTTAATGGTGAaccatttgaagaaaaattagaagTTATCATTCCAGAG TTACTACAAGGAAGTTATTCATTCTATACTTGGCCTTCAGCACCAGTGCTTGCCTGGTTTATTTGGGAAAATCGTCAAGAGTTTTATGGTAAAAAAGTGGTAGAATTGGGATCCGGTACTGCTCTTCCAGGAATAGTTGCTGCAAAGTGTGGTGCCAACGTAATATTGACTGAATCAGCTTCTTTGACTAAATCATTGTCACATACTAGAAGAAGCTGTCAAGTGAACAATCTAGTTATCAATAAACATATTCAAGTTATAGGGCTAACTTGGGGATTGTTTTTGAGTAATTTGGACTATCTTGGACCCCTTGATTATATTTTAGGATCTGATTGTTTTTTTGAACCTTCTACATTTGAAGATATATTAGTAACTGTTTCTTATTTGCTTGATATTAATACAAACGCAAAGTTTTTCTGTACTTATCAAGAAAGAAGTTCTGATTGGTCTATTGAACATTTGTTGTCAAAGTGGGAATTAGAGTGCATAGTACATAACACCAATAACTTGGGTAACAGTATAGGACTGAATATACACGATTTAATTGGTGATCACAGCATTcatttgcttgaaatttttagaaaagctTGA
- the LOC130448949 gene encoding zinc finger protein OZF-like — MTNAQKQTRRFECGICNKKFFSCNDLRKHIRIHTDERPYSCNECGQAFRQAGSLKNHIACKHSPGLQSKTIFICHFCKKVFPLKDRLKLHLRTHTGDKPYECDRCKKRFARGSQLSQHMLTHTGYKPYTCLICQSSFTCSANLKFHMNRHMEIRNFVCDICGKSFFRRDALKKHVNCYHNNVKAFHCHICKKNLKGHLPQHMRIHRQDKPHGCAHCGARFTQRSQLTVHQRTHSGERPYRCQICWKAFAHSTALRLHTRRHTGEKPFCCILCNASFSQLPHLKKHMSTIHKTNKPYGCCHCKTFHKTKIDLENHYLKCVILINNPKLQESKTAKISVDSIMPLEKMRYLLAILLKKISSPDRLKALGFNKRLIDEILIDSIENSGREPCKDMTLPPAEKLKQNVQILLDWTVPKAFMDKFKQDRISTEELLKELTS; from the coding sequence ATGACCAACGCCCAAAAACAGACGCGCAGATTCGAATGCGGAATTTGCAATAAGAAATTTTTCAGTTGTAATGATTTGCGAAAACACATTCGAATTCATACTGATGAACGACCGTATTCTTGCAACGAATGTGGACAAGCATTTCGACAAGCCggttctttaaaaaatcacattGCTTGTAAACATTCGCCGGGTTTGCAAAGCAAGACAATATTCATCTGCCATTTCTGTAAGAAAGTTTTCCCTTTAAAAGATAGATTGAAATTACATCTTAGAACACATACTGGTGACAAACCTTATGAATGTGATAGATGCAAGAAGCGGTTTGCGAGAGGAAGTCAACTTAGTCAACACATGTTAACGCATACAGGTTATAAACCTTACACGTGCCTGATATGTCAATCATCATTTACGTGTTCAGCTAATCTCAAATTTCATATGAATAGACACATGGAAATTAGGAATTTTGTATGTGATATTTGCGGAAAGAGTTTTTTCAGAAGAGACGCTTTGAAGAAACACGTGAATTGTTACCATAATAACGTTAAAGCTTTCCATTGTCACATATGTAAGAAGAATCTCAAAGGGCATTTGCCGCAACATATGAGGATTCATCGACAAGATAAACCTCACGGTTGTGCTCATTGTGGAGCTCGGTTTACTCAAAGATCTCAATTAACTGTACATCAAAGAACCCACAGCGGCGAGAGACCTTACAGATGTCAAATTTGTTGGAAAGCTTTTGCACATTCTACCGCTCTACGACTACATACACGACGGCATACCGGTGAGAAACCGTTTTGTTGTATCTTGTGCAACGCGTCCTTCAGTCAATTGCCTCATCTAAAGAAACATATGTCAACTATTCATAAAACTAACAAACCGTACGGTTGTTGCCATTGTAAAACCTTCCATAAAACTAAAATCGATTTAGAGAACCACTATTTAAAATGCGTGATATTAATAAACAATCCCAAATTACAAGAATCAAAAACCGCAAAAATCAGCGTTGATTCCATAATGCCTCTCGAAAAAATGAGGTATTTACTTgccattttactaaaaaaaatatcttctccGGATCGTTTGAAAGCCTTGGGttttaataaaagattaataGACGAGATTCTTATAGATTCAATCGAAAATTCTGGTCGCGAACCTTGCAAAGACATGACCTTACCTCCCGCTGAAAAGTTGAAACAAAACGTACAAATTTTATTAGACTGGACTGTTCCCAAAGCGTTTATGGACAAATTTAAACAGGATCGGATATCCACTGAGGAACTTTTAAAAGAATTGACTTCATAA